The Bdellovibrio bacteriovorus genomic interval CCGTCGACAGTTTCCGGGCATGCTGGATTAAAAGGCGCAGCAAGAGCCACGATCTCATGAAGGAATTCCCCCATATCAAACACCATATTTTCGTATTCAGAGAATTCAGGGCCTTCCGTTGGAAGATCACTGACGTGGTTCACCTTTGAATACTTGCTATTGCGAGGCTGATCTTGTTTAGGGATCAGGATCTCGTGAAACTTCTCATTCACTGGATAATCAATGTCGATACCGCAGCGAGAGCACACTTCCGGAGACTTCGTCACGATACGGCCCGTAAGTTCGAAATCGCGAGAATTTAAGGGTTTAATGAAAAACTCAGTCTGATAATGATTCTTACCGACGATATCCTTCAGAACGGCATTGGCCTCGCCCGTTTCTGTGGACCAGGAATAAGAGCGTCCTTCTTCAGGAACTTCGGTCAGTTTAATTTTCATAAGAACTCCTCAAGTGCGGCCAAAATCAAGACTTTAACTAGTGGCAAGCAGGATGTTTTAAGGCATTTGGAAGCGCTAGGTCAAGCCCTGTTTTGCCCCCTTTTTCCTAATTGGAAATAACGGGGATTAGACGGGAAAGATTCTAGGCGGCCTCAAAATAGGCGGTTTTAAGATTGTTAACATAAAGGCCCCGAGGCTTTTGGAATCCCACGGCAACTTGTTTATTTTTATATAAATCACAAGGAGAGACTCATGAAGCGTTTGGTTTTAGCTTTAGCAGCGGTATCTATGTTTCATTCATTCCCGGCATATGCCGCTATCAACACGGCGAACATTATTCAGGTTCAGGCGACCGTGGTTTCGGTAGATCAGAAAAGTCGCAAGATTGTTTTAAAAACAGATTCTGGTGAAGAGGTCGCAGTGGTCGCTGGAGACGAAGTTAGAAACTTCGCCCAAATTAAAAAAGGCGATGTTCTGAAAGTCGACTATCAAGAGTCCCTAGCTTGGGATATTAAAAAAGGGGGCGGGGCTCCGGTGGCGATGAGTGAGTCGACTGAAATGGATGAGGCGCAACCCGGACAAAAACCTGCCGCGCGCATGGTGAATCAAGTGACGGCGACAGGCACTGTGATCAAAGTGAATTCAAAAGCTCAGGCTATTACGGTGAAAGGTCCGGAAAGAACTATTGTTCTTCAGGTGCCTAAACCAGATGTCTTAAAAAGTATAAAAGTGGGAGATCAGATCCAGGCCTCTTATACAGAAGCCATGGCTGTCTCTGTTGAATCCGTGAAAAAATAATTAGTAGTTCGTATAGAGGTCTTCAGCTTTGGGTGAAGACTTAATCAGCTTTAGATCCTTTAACTGTTGAACCAAGGTGCTCCAGCGGGTGGAACTCATGGAGCCCAAGGTTTCTTTTGTTTCAATCAAAGGCTTTTGAACTTCTGCCGCCTTATTGAAAGTTTGCAAATCAAAGGCTTTGTTCAGTGTAGCCATGTGTTTATTCGTCTCTTTAGGATCTTTCAGATAGGCGATCCAACCTTCACGCGAAGCTGCGACAAACTTTTTAACTAGTTCTGGCTTTTTAGAAAGCGTTTCTTCTGTGGCGCCAATCACCACCAGATAGGGGTTAAAACCCTCTTCGGCAATTAAGAATGTCTTTACTTTAGCTCCGGCTTTTTCTGCGCTTAAAGGCTCTGTTGTGATGAAGCCCTGCTGAGAGAAATTCTTGTCGTTCAAAAAGTTACTCACTCCGCCAGCGTAAGGCACTACTTTCACTTTGGGTTTGCCGAATTTTTTTACGAGGTACTGATAGTAAGGCAGACCCGACTGCATCGAAAGAATGCCTTCACTCATAAAAACATCTTTCAGGTTTTTATAATTTTTTTCCGCGTGGCTCATCACGATGTAAGGTGATGTTTGATAGACAGCAAACAGACCTTTGACTTTGTTTTTCGAATTGCGATCTTGAGAAAGAATCACTTCATCAGCACTGACAATAGCGAATTCCACTTTGCCGTTTGCAAGCATTTGTACTGTGGGCGTGCCAGATCCACCTTCTAAGATTTTCACATCTAAACCATGCTTTTTGTAAATCCCTTGAAGGGCGGCCGCATAAAATCCACCGAATTCTGGTTCTGCTTTCCAATTCAACGCCAGTGTGACTGACGTCGGTGTTTGAGCAAAAGCCGGGGAGACTAAAAGAAAAGCGAAACTTAAAAGCCAAGATTTCATTTCAAAGTCCTTATTCTTGTGATGAAGAGGCAAAAGGTCGTCGCAACACGATGAGTTTGTGTACGGCTGTTAGTGTGCCCATAAATAATAGTCCCATGAGTGATAACAATAATAATGCCGCAAAGACGATGTCTACTCTTTGCTGTGTGCGTGCTGAATCAATCAAAGCACCTAAGCCGCCACCGCCGACGAACTCCCCCGCGATGGCTCCGATAATGGAAAGACCGGCTGAGATCTTTAGTCCAGAATAGATATAAGAGTAGGCCGAAGGGATGCGAAGTTTTAAAAGCATTTGCAAACGAGACGCATGATAAATCCGAAAGAGATCTTTTTGAGATTCACTGGCACTTTCTAGGCCCATCAGTGTATTTGCGATAATCGGAAACAACGAGACGATAAAGCTAGACGCGATTACTGTGGGCGCTCCAAAGCCGAAATAGATCACCAATAACGGAGCAATGGCGATAATCGGGACAGTTTGAAAAAACACGGCAAACGGCAAAATGGCGCGTTTTAAGAGATCTGACAGTGAGAATACAAACGCGATCAAGTTGCCGATGAGGATACTCAAGGCGAGTCCAGCAAGAACATTGAAAAGAGTTTCTTTAAATGCCGTCGCAAGGTCCTCATGTATTTCTTGAAGTGTTTTTAAGACGGATGTTGGTGCAGGAATTAAAGTATCACTTATAAGACCTATTTGAACGGCTAGTTCTAAAAGCAAAGTAAGAACAATGAAGCTTATCACTGCAGGAAGAAAGCGTTTCATTCTTTAAACCTCGCCGAGATACTTCTAACAATATGGTTTAAGTCTTCAGATGTGCGAAGCTCTTCCGTGCGATGGGCGGGAAGTTCCACTTTTTGATCAACGACTTTTTTTGCACCAGGTCCTTTTAACATAATAATTCGCTCAGAAAGATAAGTGGATTCAAACAAAGAATGAGTCACAAACACGATCGTCATTTTTTCTTTCTTCCACAATTCTAGAAGCTGATTTTGCATTTCAAAGCGCGTGTTTTCATCCAGGGCGGCGAAAGGTTCGTCCATTAACAAAAGTCGAGGTTGGTTGACTAAAGCCCGCGCTAACGAAACACGCATTTTCATTCCGCCAGACAGTTCATGGGGAAAAAGATTTTCGCTGTCTTCCAGGTGAACTTTTTTAAGTGCCGCACGGACGCGATTTGATTTTTCGTCGGCAGAAACTTTTTTTAAATCATCACTGAGCTCAAAAGGCAGAGCGACATTTTCAAAGACATTGCGCCAGGGGAGTAGGTTGGCTTCTTGAAAAACGAAACTAAAAATATTTCTGCCAGACGGGGAGAGGCTCACCTCCCCTTTTGTGGGTTTTTCTAGACCTGCGATCAATCTCAAAAGAGTGGACTTGCCGCAACCTGACGGACCGACGAGTGAAACAAACGAGCCGGGTTCAATCTTTAGATTCAGATCCTGAATGACTTCACGCTTTTGAAAGCTTTTATGAAGATCTTTGATTTCAATGCCCAAGCCCTCGCTCATCCCTACACCCAGTCGTAATTAAAGCTGATGCTAATGCGTTCTTTGTGGGCATCGTTCTTAGGCACTTCATGACGAAGCCAGCTTTCAAACAACACCACGTGACCTTCTTGAGGTGCTAAAGAGTAATGACGTTGGTTATGGTCTTTCGCATTGTGTTTGCGCGGGGGCGACGCCATAAAAGAATCAAGGCGTGGGTCTTCAAACTTGATGGAAGAACAGTTTTTCGGTGTTTGAACATAATAAGTTCCGCTGATCACCGAAAGCGGATGAATGTGCATGGTGTGAATCACATCCGTCGGCATGATATTCACCCAGCAGGAAGTCATTCTCAGCTCTTTGGGGTCGATATCCATCTCTAGATGCTTTACGAATTTACGAACATGTTTGTTGATTTCTTTTTCTAGCGTTTCAAATGTCGAAGAGTAGCGATGCAGTTGCGATAAAGAACCATAAGAAGTGTAGCCTCCTTTATAATTCTTTTTTGACCATGCCTGTCCTTCTTCATCGATCTGGGCAAACTTGTACGCTTCATCTTTAAGTTCTTTAAGAAGTTTTGGCTGCCCCTTCACTGCCAAAGGGGAGTAATAAACGAATGTCGGGAACAGGGTTTTGATCATTTTGAGACGCCTTTTAAAGTCGCTTTATTAGCTTTCAAGATAGGGCGAATCCCGTCTCATTTCAAGAAGTTCACTACTAGTTAGACATGTGTTAGGCGCTTTTTCGGCGTCACCTCTGTCAGCGCAAAAATAACGGGGTTCCGCGTGGCACCGCACTTGCTTTAGTAATCAGTATCCACAAGGAGTGAAACTATGAAAAAGCAAGTTCTTGTAACAATCATCGCTATGATTCCTGCTGTGAGCTTCGCTAAGATCTCGGACTTTAACGCTCTTATTTCTGAGAACGTAAAAGCTCAAGGCGAGTTGCACTCTACAGTGAAGGGCAATATTGATGAAGCCCGCGATCAAGCCGCTGCAGCTCAAGTTCGTGAGCGTATCGTTGTTGTTGAAAATTCAGGCGTGTCTTATAATTCTCCGACTAA includes:
- a CDS encoding ABC transporter substrate-binding protein is translated as MKSWLLSFAFLLVSPAFAQTPTSVTLALNWKAEPEFGGFYAAALQGIYKKHGLDVKILEGGSGTPTVQMLANGKVEFAIVSADEVILSQDRNSKNKVKGLFAVYQTSPYIVMSHAEKNYKNLKDVFMSEGILSMQSGLPYYQYLVKKFGKPKVKVVPYAGGVSNFLNDKNFSQQGFITTEPLSAEKAGAKVKTFLIAEEGFNPYLVVIGATEETLSKKPELVKKFVAASREGWIAYLKDPKETNKHMATLNKAFDLQTFNKAAEVQKPLIETKETLGSMSSTRWSTLVQQLKDLKLIKSSPKAEDLYTNY
- a CDS encoding ABC transporter permease — protein: MKRFLPAVISFIVLTLLLELAVQIGLISDTLIPAPTSVLKTLQEIHEDLATAFKETLFNVLAGLALSILIGNLIAFVFSLSDLLKRAILPFAVFFQTVPIIAIAPLLVIYFGFGAPTVIASSFIVSLFPIIANTLMGLESASESQKDLFRIYHASRLQMLLKLRIPSAYSYIYSGLKISAGLSIIGAIAGEFVGGGGLGALIDSARTQQRVDIVFAALLLLSLMGLLFMGTLTAVHKLIVLRRPFASSSQE
- a CDS encoding ABC transporter ATP-binding protein is translated as MSEGLGIEIKDLHKSFQKREVIQDLNLKIEPGSFVSLVGPSGCGKSTLLRLIAGLEKPTKGEVSLSPSGRNIFSFVFQEANLLPWRNVFENVALPFELSDDLKKVSADEKSNRVRAALKKVHLEDSENLFPHELSGGMKMRVSLARALVNQPRLLLMDEPFAALDENTRFEMQNQLLELWKKEKMTIVFVTHSLFESTYLSERIIMLKGPGAKKVVDQKVELPAHRTEELRTSEDLNHIVRSISARFKE
- a CDS encoding DUF177 domain-containing protein, whose protein sequence is MKIKLTEVPEEGRSYSWSTETGEANAVLKDIVGKNHYQTEFFIKPLNSRDFELTGRIVTKSPEVCSRCGIDIDYPVNEKFHEILIPKQDQPRNSKYSKVNHVSDLPTEGPEFSEYENMVFDMGEFLHEIVALAAPFNPACPETVDGKPSDCRIPEEGQPFSYNEEMPSEKPQNPFAVLKNIKLN
- a CDS encoding 2OG-Fe(II) oxygenase family protein, with the translated sequence MIKTLFPTFVYYSPLAVKGQPKLLKELKDEAYKFAQIDEEGQAWSKKNYKGGYTSYGSLSQLHRYSSTFETLEKEINKHVRKFVKHLEMDIDPKELRMTSCWVNIMPTDVIHTMHIHPLSVISGTYYVQTPKNCSSIKFEDPRLDSFMASPPRKHNAKDHNQRHYSLAPQEGHVVLFESWLRHEVPKNDAHKERISISFNYDWV